One genomic region from Aneurinibacillus sp. REN35 encodes:
- a CDS encoding DMT family transporter, with the protein MWKFYLLLLCTSVLWAGNFVAGKFLVGHASPLVLTDMRWIAAIICLIPIVWWKDKKLLPARQALGSLIWMGFTGIVLFNLFMFLALERTTADNVGLLSALNPVAIAIVSFFLLKERMSGRQIIGMLVSLLGVVVVISHGDIGRILRFHLNVGDVYMICAVASWGFYSVAGRRAMQYVSPYMSTLWAGIFGVMMLIPFTATSFTIVNPDPAFWIATVYASVGATVLAMLFWNIGVQRVGGTKSGVFLNFNPIFTAMLSFWLLGEVMTAVQYAGAVLVICGVYLFTAPSRKVKPRASTEPVKAEV; encoded by the coding sequence GTGTGGAAGTTCTATCTGCTGCTTTTATGCACGAGTGTGCTATGGGCGGGGAATTTTGTTGCCGGAAAGTTTCTTGTGGGTCATGCGTCGCCGCTTGTGCTGACCGATATGCGTTGGATTGCGGCTATTATTTGCTTGATACCGATCGTATGGTGGAAAGATAAGAAGCTTTTGCCGGCGCGTCAGGCGCTTGGATCGTTGATCTGGATGGGATTTACGGGTATTGTTCTATTTAATTTATTTATGTTTCTTGCGCTTGAACGTACAACAGCCGATAATGTCGGGCTTTTATCTGCACTCAATCCGGTGGCGATTGCCATCGTTTCGTTTTTTTTGCTGAAGGAGAGGATGTCAGGGCGTCAGATTATTGGCATGCTCGTATCCTTGCTTGGTGTTGTGGTTGTAATTTCGCATGGGGATATTGGTCGTATCCTGCGGTTTCATCTTAATGTGGGTGATGTATACATGATTTGTGCGGTGGCGAGCTGGGGTTTTTACTCAGTGGCTGGACGGCGGGCGATGCAATACGTATCTCCGTACATGTCTACGCTATGGGCCGGTATATTTGGTGTGATGATGCTGATTCCCTTCACCGCCACATCGTTTACAATTGTGAACCCGGACCCCGCTTTTTGGATTGCGACCGTGTATGCGAGTGTCGGGGCGACAGTGCTTGCGATGCTGTTCTGGAATATTGGCGTGCAACGGGTGGGAGGAACGAAGTCAGGCGTCTTCCTGAACTTTAACCCGATCTTTACCGCCATGCTATCCTTCTGGCTGCTTGGTGAGGTGATGACGGCAGTGCAGTATGCCGGAGCCGTTTTGGTGATTTGCGGCGTCTACTTGTTTACTGCGCCGTCACGCAAAGTCAAGCCAAGGGCGTCAACAGAGCCTGTGAAAGCAGAGGTGTAG
- a CDS encoding MFS transporter produces the protein MNTSLVTNYKILWIICFAHLLNDMVTAIVPAMLPLFKRSMDLSYMQLGGIVFVATVSASFLQPLIGLFTDKRPMPYLLPVGALIAGFGVVGISQAMTYESVLLMVLLIGIGSAVFHPEASKVTHIAAGVRKGMAQSIFQVGGNAGQALGPLAIAMLFIPLGQAGALWFIIPSMLTIVSLSMVARWYQLRIPEIAIKGKAMDGENQYGALTLLVVVVMMRSWIHSGIASFLPLYITEARGLSIATAQYYAFVFLVAGALGTFLGGALSDKFSERKILLFSMAGSIPFTLLIPFLDGWLLYVNTFVLGFISLSSFAVTVVYAQRLAPGKIGLVSGLMIGLAIGAGGVGATVLGFLADKIGLITVIELLIIFPILGVVLGFKLPDMGIRGSKPPVQVDKADNVRNFG, from the coding sequence GTGAATACAAGTCTGGTTACAAATTATAAAATTCTTTGGATTATTTGTTTCGCTCATCTGCTCAATGATATGGTGACAGCGATTGTACCTGCGATGCTGCCGCTATTCAAGCGTTCGATGGATCTGTCTTATATGCAGCTTGGTGGAATCGTCTTCGTTGCTACGGTTAGTGCGTCTTTTTTACAGCCGTTGATCGGCCTGTTCACAGATAAACGTCCGATGCCGTACCTGCTGCCGGTCGGTGCGCTGATTGCCGGTTTTGGCGTCGTAGGAATTTCGCAGGCGATGACATATGAATCTGTGCTGTTGATGGTTCTCTTGATTGGGATTGGTTCGGCGGTATTCCATCCGGAGGCTTCAAAGGTTACACATATTGCTGCCGGTGTGCGCAAGGGAATGGCCCAATCGATTTTTCAGGTTGGCGGCAATGCCGGACAAGCGCTTGGGCCGCTTGCCATTGCCATGCTGTTCATTCCGCTGGGGCAGGCTGGTGCGCTCTGGTTTATTATTCCGTCGATGTTGACGATTGTTAGCCTGTCTATGGTAGCACGCTGGTATCAGCTGCGTATTCCCGAGATTGCAATCAAAGGAAAGGCCATGGACGGGGAGAATCAATACGGGGCGCTCACATTGCTGGTGGTTGTGGTGATGATGCGTTCGTGGATTCACAGCGGGATTGCCAGCTTTCTGCCGCTCTACATTACAGAAGCGCGCGGGCTGTCGATTGCAACGGCGCAGTATTACGCATTTGTTTTCTTAGTGGCCGGCGCGCTTGGTACATTCCTTGGTGGTGCACTATCCGATAAATTCAGCGAAAGGAAGATCCTTCTGTTTTCTATGGCAGGTTCGATCCCGTTTACGCTTCTGATCCCGTTTTTGGACGGATGGCTGTTATATGTGAATACGTTCGTGCTAGGCTTTATCAGCTTAAGCAGCTTTGCGGTCACGGTGGTATATGCGCAGCGGCTTGCACCGGGCAAGATCGGTCTTGTATCGGGCCTGATGATTGGGCTTGCGATTGGCGCGGGCGGTGTCGGTGCGACGGTGCTCGGATTTCTTGCAGATAAGATCGGATTGATCACAGTAATTGAATTGCTTATTATTTTCCCTATTCTCGGTGTCGTGCTAGGGTTCAAGCTTCCCGATATGGGAATACGAGGAAGCAAACCGCCTGTACAAGTAGACAAAGCCGACAACGTACGCAATTTTGGATAA
- a CDS encoding phosphotransferase: MDSAIQTFIKELQQKKVLPQENVTFTSMSGTTASIVGILSCDNNALFVIKTEDRKQIEVTSAFLTAYKHVSILPDLYYVDPMQRYVIYTYIPDNHNYHPGAKTKLLHTLSTHLFHFYQPCRSLYGWGWADEPSSSWSDFLIKRITEAKPFVSGCVPDTDFEMVQKAAQDSSRLCGNADPYLLHGDCGIHNFLFDSQGDLQGIIDPIPVLGPPIYDLTFAFCSSPDELVLDAIIPAAIHLYPARANDPAWLREEVLIALYCRLAACRKHHPQDLSHYLTAWSYWKSLV; the protein is encoded by the coding sequence ATGGACAGCGCTATCCAAACCTTCATCAAAGAACTGCAGCAAAAAAAAGTACTCCCGCAAGAAAATGTTACCTTTACCTCCATGTCTGGAACGACTGCCAGCATAGTTGGCATCCTATCATGTGATAACAATGCGCTTTTTGTAATTAAAACGGAGGACAGAAAACAAATTGAAGTCACTTCCGCATTTCTTACTGCATACAAACATGTTTCTATCCTGCCGGATCTATACTATGTCGATCCAATGCAGCGATACGTTATCTATACATACATACCAGACAACCATAACTACCATCCGGGCGCAAAAACCAAGTTATTGCATACTCTTTCTACCCATCTGTTTCACTTCTATCAGCCGTGCAGGAGTTTATACGGCTGGGGCTGGGCAGATGAGCCATCTTCATCATGGTCTGACTTTCTCATCAAACGCATTACTGAAGCGAAGCCATTCGTTTCAGGTTGTGTACCTGACACAGACTTTGAGATGGTACAAAAAGCAGCACAAGATTCCTCAAGACTATGCGGGAATGCTGATCCTTATCTGCTTCATGGAGACTGCGGCATCCATAACTTTTTATTTGATAGTCAGGGAGACCTGCAAGGGATCATCGACCCCATCCCGGTACTTGGTCCACCTATATATGACCTTACATTCGCATTCTGTTCCTCACCGGATGAGCTGGTTCTTGATGCGATCATACCTGCCGCTATCCATCTGTATCCCGCAAGAGCTAACGATCCTGCATGGCTGCGGGAGGAAGTGCTGATTGCTCTCTATTGTCGTTTGGCAGCATGCAGGAAGCATCATCCGCAAGATTTGTCGCACTATCTTACCGCATGGTCGTATTGGAAAAGTCTTGTGTAA
- the thiT gene encoding energy-coupled thiamine transporter ThiT: MRNERLLIMVETAIMATMAYALSFIQFGGFWAQGGSISLVMIPIVLLSFRRGIKAGLIAGLIVGLLKLMIGGSIYHPIQVLLDYPIPYAAIGLSGLFAARIAGKTTTLARAVAGITLAAVLRFTCHFASGVIWFGSFAPEGMPVAWYSLLYNISYLVPEILINSAVILLLLSTRASLLTPHSLSR, encoded by the coding sequence ATGAGAAATGAACGATTGCTTATTATGGTAGAGACAGCGATCATGGCTACAATGGCATATGCATTGAGTTTTATCCAATTTGGCGGTTTCTGGGCGCAGGGCGGTTCCATCTCACTTGTGATGATTCCGATTGTGCTGCTCTCTTTTCGCCGCGGCATAAAGGCCGGATTGATCGCCGGACTAATTGTTGGTCTGCTAAAACTGATGATTGGCGGCTCCATCTATCACCCGATTCAGGTGCTGCTTGACTACCCAATCCCGTATGCCGCAATTGGGCTGTCCGGGTTGTTCGCCGCCCGCATCGCAGGTAAAACTACCACGCTTGCACGCGCGGTAGCAGGCATTACGCTTGCCGCTGTGCTTCGCTTCACCTGCCATTTCGCTTCCGGTGTCATCTGGTTCGGGAGTTTTGCACCTGAAGGCATGCCGGTCGCCTGGTATTCTCTTTTGTATAACATTTCCTATCTTGTGCCGGAGATTTTGATTAATAGTGCGGTCATTCTGCTCCTCTTATCGACGCGTGCTTCTCTGCTTACGCCGCACTCCCTGTCACGCTAG
- a CDS encoding Na+/H+ antiporter family protein yields the protein MFNAVVVSVFVVVVLSLLRINVIFALIAASITAGLIAGLPLTETISTMINGMSGQMETALSYVLLGMFAVMIARSNITSILVKKLIGILRGKRGVLLVTIAVVASLSQNAVPVHIAFIPILIPPLLSLFNQMKIDRRAIASALTFGLQAPYIMIPAGFGLIYHRIVVNEMEKNGMSMGLSMFPKAMLIPGLGMILGLLVALFITYRKPRKYIDKENVLAPSTNQEESTTFTYKHALTLVSIAGALSVQLWTESLVLGTLSGILLMFLFRVVRLPEGDDVVQRGVAMMGFIAFVMLLASGYASVLQETGAVKELVAASGDALQGSQLIAAALMLLIGLLITMGIGSSFGTVPIIAAIFVPLCSELGFSMLATAALIGTAGALGDAGSPASDSTLGPTSGLNADGQHHHIWDTCVPTFLHYNIPLFVFGLIAAMVL from the coding sequence TTGTTTAATGCAGTTGTTGTGTCTGTGTTCGTCGTTGTGGTGTTGTCTCTGCTGCGGATCAACGTTATATTCGCGTTGATTGCCGCTTCAATTACGGCTGGTCTGATTGCAGGATTGCCGTTGACGGAGACGATTTCTACAATGATTAATGGAATGAGCGGACAGATGGAGACCGCGCTTAGCTATGTACTGCTCGGAATGTTTGCGGTCATGATTGCGCGTTCGAATATTACATCGATTCTTGTAAAGAAATTAATTGGCATATTGCGAGGCAAGCGGGGAGTGTTGCTTGTGACGATCGCTGTTGTGGCGAGTTTATCGCAAAATGCGGTCCCTGTGCATATTGCTTTTATTCCTATTTTAATTCCACCGCTGCTCTCTTTATTTAACCAGATGAAGATTGACCGCCGCGCGATTGCCTCTGCGCTGACATTCGGCCTGCAGGCACCTTATATTATGATCCCGGCAGGATTCGGTCTGATCTATCATCGTATTGTCGTCAATGAGATGGAGAAGAATGGAATGAGTATGGGGTTATCCATGTTTCCTAAAGCGATGCTTATTCCGGGTCTGGGGATGATACTAGGCCTTCTTGTTGCTTTATTCATTACGTATCGTAAGCCAAGAAAATATATCGATAAAGAAAATGTACTTGCTCCTTCAACCAATCAGGAAGAATCGACCACATTTACTTATAAGCATGCGTTAACGCTTGTATCGATTGCAGGGGCATTGAGCGTTCAACTATGGACAGAATCGCTTGTGCTTGGCACACTCTCAGGTATTCTATTAATGTTTCTCTTCCGTGTGGTTCGTTTGCCGGAAGGTGATGACGTAGTACAGCGGGGCGTAGCGATGATGGGATTCATTGCTTTTGTTATGCTGCTTGCATCCGGCTATGCTTCGGTGCTTCAAGAGACAGGTGCGGTGAAAGAGCTGGTCGCAGCAAGTGGAGATGCGCTGCAGGGCAGTCAATTGATCGCTGCTGCACTTATGCTCTTGATCGGGCTGCTTATTACGATGGGAATCGGTTCTTCATTTGGAACGGTGCCGATTATTGCTGCCATTTTTGTTCCGCTCTGTTCTGAATTGGGCTTCTCTATGCTGGCAACGGCTGCGTTGATCGGTACAGCGGGCGCGCTTGGCGATGCGGGATCACCTGCTTCAGACAGTACGCTTGGGCCAACTTCAGGGTTGAATGCTGACGGACAGCATCATCATATATGGGATACGTGTGTACCGACATTTTTGCATTACAATATTCCGTTATTTGTTTTTGGTCTAATCGCAGCTATGGTATTATAA